Proteins encoded in a region of the Stieleria neptunia genome:
- a CDS encoding WD40 repeat domain-containing protein gives METATLMETRRIDPSADDTFFTSATYSPDGQLLAFGSPYGPMKLLRIADDSLVPIPTDRSINADRIAFHPDGQRFVAVGERTPEGRNIPNAHWIDLRSEQSHPLVSDDVKVVDANVSDDGAFIAIAETQAISIYETSSLQQRVRFPLTEQPTLVAPSPDGDWILGLTDGTVRTWSAQTGQFVENRNLQTGPRRVIALDRFDDSNRFCVLTGEEEILIWDRDTGSTRVIGHHETAHGISALDGQKGVVTVGFNNGTRLWHLPSQDAIASRPGPESSADSVLAWSLVTASSDGSRIAAVGQYVHVWNVSDGKCITAFEPGTRSIHDVHLSPDGSLIALVGQGLTTEVWSVNDGRPLAHYADPAGKSRWPTNIDRRSRCVRFSEDGRQLLVAEQDALRIYDVRSRERVVELAEVAPRTGTVRISMIQAIDIDERSGRIALAQTNRIVIWDPEDERALKTVQTRGSLDSEHPGVFFSADGKRIVAGHFSRVVVYDVDSGRVIDELRSHWVHGRVGDDWLVSDRGGQLSRWSPATEFVPAYERKQRGENLNPLMKVRGQLKDIALTGDRQMVLIDQDEKPLLYRR, from the coding sequence ATGGAAACCGCCACGCTGATGGAAACACGGCGTATCGATCCATCGGCCGACGACACGTTTTTCACCAGCGCAACCTATTCTCCCGATGGTCAGCTCCTCGCATTCGGTTCTCCCTACGGCCCGATGAAGTTGTTGCGGATTGCCGACGACTCTCTGGTACCGATTCCCACCGATCGCAGCATCAACGCGGATCGGATCGCATTCCATCCCGACGGCCAGCGATTCGTGGCGGTCGGCGAGCGGACCCCGGAGGGACGCAACATTCCCAATGCTCATTGGATCGATTTACGCAGCGAACAGTCGCATCCATTGGTGTCCGATGACGTCAAAGTGGTCGATGCAAACGTCAGTGACGACGGAGCATTCATCGCCATCGCGGAGACGCAAGCGATTTCGATTTACGAAACCTCGTCACTGCAACAGCGAGTGCGATTTCCGCTTACCGAGCAACCGACGCTCGTCGCCCCCAGCCCAGACGGAGATTGGATCCTCGGATTGACCGACGGAACCGTGCGAACCTGGTCCGCCCAAACCGGTCAGTTTGTGGAAAATAGGAATCTTCAAACCGGTCCTCGACGCGTGATCGCCTTGGACCGATTCGACGACAGCAATCGATTCTGTGTCTTGACGGGCGAGGAAGAAATACTGATCTGGGACCGCGACACAGGGTCGACTCGTGTCATCGGGCACCACGAGACCGCGCATGGGATCAGCGCCCTTGATGGGCAGAAGGGCGTCGTCACGGTCGGATTCAACAACGGAACACGCCTTTGGCACCTCCCCAGCCAGGACGCGATTGCTTCGCGGCCCGGTCCCGAGTCTTCTGCCGATTCGGTTTTGGCTTGGTCACTGGTCACCGCTTCGTCAGACGGTTCAAGGATCGCGGCCGTCGGTCAATACGTTCACGTCTGGAATGTCAGCGACGGGAAATGCATCACGGCGTTCGAGCCTGGGACGCGTTCGATTCATGACGTTCACTTGTCGCCCGATGGATCGTTGATCGCGCTGGTCGGTCAGGGATTGACGACGGAGGTCTGGTCGGTGAACGACGGCCGTCCGCTTGCCCACTATGCCGATCCCGCGGGGAAATCTCGATGGCCCACCAATATTGATCGTCGATCCCGATGTGTTCGTTTTTCGGAGGATGGCCGACAACTTTTGGTGGCCGAACAGGACGCACTTCGGATCTACGATGTTCGTTCGCGAGAGCGTGTGGTCGAATTGGCCGAAGTCGCACCACGAACCGGCACCGTCCGGATCTCGATGATCCAAGCCATCGACATCGACGAGCGAAGCGGACGCATCGCGCTGGCACAAACGAACCGCATCGTGATCTGGGACCCTGAAGACGAACGTGCATTAAAAACAGTGCAAACCCGAGGTTCGCTCGATTCGGAACACCCGGGTGTGTTCTTCTCCGCAGACGGAAAACGCATCGTCGCCGGCCATTTCTCCCGCGTGGTGGTCTACGACGTCGACTCCGGACGCGTCATTGACGAATTGAGATCACACTGGGTGCACGGCAGAGTTGGTGATGATTGGTTGGTCAGCGATCGTGGCGGCCAACTGTCACGCTGGTCACCGGCGACCGAATTCGTCCCCGCGTACGAGCGAAAGCAGCGCGGCGAGAACCTGAATCCCCTGATGAAAGTGCGCGGCCAGTTGAAGGACATTGCGTTGACAGGGGATCGACAGATGGTGCTGATCGACCAGGACGAAAAGCCCCTGCTGTATCGCAGGTGA
- a CDS encoding CoA-acylating methylmalonate-semialdehyde dehydrogenase has protein sequence MSTETPTAKLRIGSKWIDGGGATGSTPVFNPSTGEIIAKTPVGSASDVDAAVAAALDAQPEWAETPVVERARVMFAYRELIARHFEELARLVTREHGKTYGEARAEVQRGLEMVEFACSVPVMLSGDTFPQIAESVDGETNRHPVGVCVGITPYNFPNMVPLWMFPIAITCGNTFVLKPSEKVPLSAIRLVELLVEAGLPDGVINLVHGGKEVVDALLQHRDVAAVSFVGSTSVAKHVYQLGTAHGKRVQAAGGAKNHLIIMPDADVDQSSKALAASAFGCAGQRCMAGSVAIAVGSAGDPLLEQLVGFAGKLKVAPTDNNDASEMGPVISGDHRSRVAGYLETAERVGAKVVLDGRDVDAGDAFLLGPSIVDQVTTDMPLWKEEIFGPLLSVVRVDSLQEALAIGRACPFGNGASIFTSDGYAAREFKRHFNAGMIGINVGVPAPMAWLPFTGWNQSFFGDLHIQGTEGVQFYTRQKMTLTRWFESASESHHDPVWKSK, from the coding sequence ATGAGTACAGAAACACCGACGGCGAAACTGCGGATCGGATCGAAATGGATCGACGGCGGAGGTGCAACCGGTTCCACACCGGTGTTCAATCCGTCGACCGGGGAGATCATCGCGAAAACTCCGGTCGGCTCGGCCTCCGATGTCGATGCCGCCGTCGCCGCCGCCCTGGATGCCCAGCCCGAGTGGGCTGAAACCCCGGTCGTCGAGCGGGCTCGGGTGATGTTCGCCTATCGCGAGTTGATCGCCCGTCACTTTGAGGAATTGGCGCGTCTGGTGACACGGGAGCATGGAAAGACCTACGGCGAAGCCCGTGCGGAGGTCCAACGCGGCCTGGAAATGGTCGAGTTCGCTTGCAGCGTTCCCGTGATGCTCTCCGGCGACACGTTTCCGCAAATCGCCGAAAGCGTCGACGGAGAAACGAATCGGCATCCCGTCGGGGTTTGCGTGGGGATCACGCCTTACAACTTTCCCAACATGGTTCCGCTGTGGATGTTTCCGATCGCGATCACCTGCGGAAACACGTTCGTGCTCAAGCCCAGCGAGAAGGTACCGCTGAGTGCGATCCGTTTGGTGGAACTGCTCGTCGAAGCGGGACTTCCCGACGGTGTGATCAATCTGGTCCATGGCGGGAAAGAAGTGGTCGACGCGCTGCTGCAGCATCGCGACGTCGCGGCGGTGTCATTTGTCGGTTCGACATCCGTCGCCAAACACGTCTACCAACTCGGCACCGCGCACGGGAAACGGGTGCAAGCGGCCGGCGGAGCCAAGAATCATTTGATCATCATGCCGGACGCGGATGTGGATCAATCGTCCAAGGCGCTCGCCGCATCGGCATTCGGCTGCGCCGGTCAACGCTGCATGGCCGGTTCGGTCGCGATTGCCGTCGGTTCGGCCGGCGATCCGTTGTTGGAACAACTGGTCGGGTTCGCCGGAAAACTGAAGGTCGCGCCCACCGACAACAACGACGCGTCGGAGATGGGGCCGGTGATCAGCGGCGATCATCGCAGTCGTGTGGCCGGTTACCTGGAGACCGCCGAGCGGGTCGGTGCAAAGGTGGTTCTGGACGGACGCGATGTGGACGCCGGTGACGCCTTTCTGTTGGGCCCCAGCATCGTCGATCAAGTCACCACGGACATGCCGCTGTGGAAGGAAGAGATCTTTGGACCGCTGTTGTCGGTCGTTCGCGTGGATTCGTTGCAGGAGGCGCTGGCGATCGGAAGGGCGTGTCCGTTCGGAAACGGCGCCTCGATCTTCACCAGTGACGGATATGCGGCACGCGAATTCAAACGTCACTTCAACGCCGGCATGATCGGCATCAACGTCGGCGTGCCCGCGCCGATGGCGTGGTTGCCGTTTACCGGTTGGAACCAATCGTTCTTCGGCGACCTGCACATTCAGGGCACCGAAGGCGTCCAGTTTTACACCCGCCAAAAGATGACACTGACCCGCTGGTTCGAATCGGCCAGCGAATCCCATCACGACCCGGTCTGGAAATCGAAGTAG
- a CDS encoding nitrilase-related carbon-nitrogen hydrolase, with protein sequence MARIVRGALIQAKLCEPATSPVEKIKASMIDLHVDLIAQAADQGAQVCCLQELFYGPYFCAEQDAKWYEMTERVPDGPTTKLMMELAKKHEMVMIVPVYEEDLTGVYYNAAAVIDADGSYLGKFRKMHIPHCSPGFWEKFYFRPGNLGYPVFDTRIGKVGVYICYDRHFPDGARCLGLGGAEIVFNPSATVAGLSEYLWTLEQPAHAVANQYFVGAINRPGTEGPWNIGQFYGQSYFCDPRGQLFAQSKKRDETDIVIGEMDFEMIREVRNTWQFFRDRRPETYGAITEL encoded by the coding sequence ATGGCACGAATCGTCCGAGGAGCTTTGATCCAGGCAAAGCTTTGTGAACCTGCGACTTCGCCGGTGGAAAAGATCAAGGCATCGATGATCGACTTGCACGTCGACCTGATCGCCCAGGCCGCCGACCAAGGTGCACAGGTCTGCTGTTTGCAAGAACTGTTTTATGGCCCGTATTTCTGCGCCGAACAAGACGCGAAGTGGTACGAGATGACCGAGCGGGTGCCCGACGGCCCGACGACGAAGTTGATGATGGAACTGGCCAAGAAGCACGAAATGGTGATGATCGTGCCGGTCTATGAAGAAGACCTGACGGGTGTTTATTACAACGCCGCGGCAGTGATCGATGCCGATGGGTCGTATCTTGGCAAGTTTCGCAAGATGCACATCCCCCACTGCAGCCCAGGGTTTTGGGAGAAATTTTACTTTCGCCCCGGCAACCTCGGCTATCCGGTCTTCGACACGCGGATCGGCAAAGTCGGCGTCTACATTTGCTATGACCGCCACTTCCCCGACGGGGCGCGTTGCCTGGGGCTGGGCGGGGCGGAGATCGTGTTCAACCCCAGCGCGACGGTCGCCGGTTTGAGCGAATACTTGTGGACACTGGAACAACCGGCCCACGCGGTCGCCAATCAATATTTCGTCGGCGCGATCAATCGTCCCGGCACCGAGGGCCCCTGGAACATCGGCCAGTTTTACGGCCAAAGTTATTTCTGTGATCCACGCGGCCAGCTGTTCGCGCAAAGTAAAAAACGCGACGAGACCGACATCGTGATCGGGGAGATGGACTTCGAGATGATCCGCGAAGTCCGCAACACCTGGCAATTCTTCCGCGACCGCCGTCCGGAAACCTACGGTGCAATCACGGAGCTGTAG
- a CDS encoding uracil-xanthine permease family protein yields the protein MQNKIIYGLDDRPPLGKAVVLAMQHVLTMFGSTVAVPLLLGPAMGMDTAAIALLISSVMLCSGIATLIQATFGSRLPIIQGVSFSFLAAFFMIIATIHPEGESVTPGAAMPYIAGAILVGAVFEIAVGFSGLMGQIRKVLSPVVVGPVIMLIGLALYSAGAPIAASHWPISILTMVLITTFSFIWSRHHLIFQMFPMLLAIVGAVAVCAFCSLLGIFGPGHPARPNLDAFEQASWFRVRDVVLPWGMPKFQLGFIVAVIAGYLASMIESFGDYHACKQMAGGGDPTPEEISRGIGCEGIGCALTGILGGFSSTSYSENVGLIGLTKVGSRYVVQLGSVILILLGLFGKFGALAAAIPQPVVGGLYCVMFGLISAVGIRQFARAELSSDRNLFIGGFALFMGISVPYYFANGGSEAVQATFIDGLDDVINAIGQTGMAVAAILGIALDNLIPGTRRERGLEPQEPFTEPS from the coding sequence ATGCAAAACAAAATCATATACGGCCTGGACGATCGGCCGCCGCTTGGCAAAGCGGTGGTGCTGGCGATGCAGCATGTCTTGACCATGTTCGGTTCGACCGTGGCCGTTCCGTTGTTGCTCGGTCCGGCGATGGGCATGGACACCGCCGCGATCGCGTTGTTGATTTCCAGCGTGATGCTCTGCTCGGGGATCGCGACGCTGATTCAAGCGACGTTCGGATCACGATTGCCGATCATTCAAGGAGTCAGTTTTTCGTTTCTCGCGGCGTTCTTCATGATCATCGCGACGATCCACCCCGAAGGCGAATCGGTCACGCCGGGCGCCGCGATGCCCTACATCGCCGGTGCGATCCTCGTCGGCGCCGTTTTCGAAATCGCGGTCGGTTTCAGCGGGCTGATGGGCCAGATTCGAAAGGTGCTTTCGCCGGTCGTCGTCGGTCCGGTGATCATGTTGATCGGATTGGCGCTGTACTCTGCCGGCGCCCCGATCGCCGCGTCCCACTGGCCGATCTCGATTTTGACGATGGTGCTGATCACCACGTTCTCCTTTATCTGGTCGCGTCACCATTTGATTTTCCAGATGTTCCCGATGCTGTTGGCGATCGTGGGTGCGGTCGCGGTTTGTGCGTTTTGTTCTTTGCTGGGCATCTTCGGCCCCGGGCATCCGGCACGGCCGAATTTGGACGCCTTCGAGCAGGCATCTTGGTTTCGCGTCCGCGACGTCGTCTTGCCCTGGGGCATGCCCAAGTTTCAATTGGGATTCATCGTCGCGGTCATCGCGGGGTACCTGGCGTCGATGATCGAAAGTTTCGGCGACTACCACGCCTGCAAGCAGATGGCGGGCGGCGGTGATCCGACGCCGGAAGAGATCTCCAGGGGCATCGGATGCGAAGGAATCGGCTGCGCGCTGACGGGGATCCTTGGCGGTTTCAGTTCGACGTCTTATTCGGAAAACGTCGGACTGATCGGATTGACCAAAGTCGGATCGCGTTATGTGGTTCAGCTCGGGTCGGTGATCCTGATCCTGCTGGGATTATTCGGGAAATTCGGAGCCTTGGCCGCCGCGATCCCGCAACCGGTCGTCGGCGGGTTGTATTGTGTGATGTTCGGTTTGATCTCCGCCGTCGGAATTCGACAGTTTGCCAGGGCCGAATTGTCCAGCGACCGCAACCTGTTCATCGGTGGATTTGCATTGTTCATGGGAATCAGTGTGCCGTACTATTTTGCCAACGGCGGTTCCGAAGCGGTCCAAGCGACCTTCATCGATGGACTGGACGATGTGATCAACGCGATCGGACAGACGGGAATGGCGGTCGCTGCAATCCTGGGGATCGCGCTGGACAATCTGATTCCAGGAACACGTCGAGAACGCGGCCTGGAGCCGCAGGAACCTTTCACGGAGCCATCGTGA
- a CDS encoding aspartate aminotransferase family protein, translating to MPPVDLPQAQLPPCHHTPEPYDGPSRDEVLALRHQYVNPGVLTYYRDPLMIVEGNMQYLWDETGKRYLDAFAGIVTVSVGHCHPHVAQAVQAQAGRLQHTTTIYLHPTIAKFAAKLASKMPSDPAGVPLDRTYFTNSGSEANEIAVLMSREFTGNQDVVALRNGYHGGTTTAMGMTAHGTWKFPSNPQPNITHSVPGYCYRCPLGLEYPSCDVKCAHDIKNVIEYQTPGQIACFIGEPIQGVGGTVVPPPEFFSIVYDIVRQHGGLCIADEVQGGFGRTGKHYWSHQNWGVKPDVITMAKGIGNGAPLAAVTATEPVASTMTHRVHFNTFGGNPVSMASGLATMEVIDAEGIQENAALIGDFLIDGLMQLKEKHPLIGDVRGMGLMLGVELVKDPTSKEPASAEAAELMEKTKQRGLILGKGGLFGNTMRIKPPMCITKDDAQFLLATIDECLAEMGG from the coding sequence ATGCCACCTGTCGATCTGCCGCAAGCCCAACTGCCGCCTTGTCACCATACGCCAGAGCCCTACGACGGCCCGTCGCGTGATGAAGTCCTGGCGCTGCGTCACCAGTACGTCAATCCGGGCGTGCTGACGTATTATCGCGATCCGCTGATGATCGTCGAAGGCAACATGCAGTACCTGTGGGACGAAACCGGCAAACGCTACCTGGACGCGTTCGCGGGGATCGTCACGGTCAGTGTCGGGCACTGTCATCCGCACGTCGCCCAAGCGGTCCAAGCGCAAGCGGGTCGGTTGCAGCACACCACAACGATCTATCTGCACCCGACGATCGCCAAGTTTGCGGCCAAGCTGGCCTCTAAAATGCCGTCCGACCCGGCCGGTGTTCCGCTGGATCGTACCTATTTCACCAACTCGGGCAGCGAAGCCAATGAGATCGCGGTGCTGATGTCGCGCGAGTTCACGGGAAACCAAGACGTCGTCGCCCTCCGCAACGGTTATCACGGCGGGACCACGACCGCGATGGGCATGACGGCGCACGGGACCTGGAAATTCCCCAGCAACCCGCAACCCAACATCACGCACAGCGTGCCCGGCTACTGCTATCGATGCCCGCTGGGGCTCGAGTACCCCAGTTGCGATGTGAAGTGCGCCCACGACATCAAGAACGTGATCGAGTACCAGACGCCGGGCCAGATCGCTTGCTTCATTGGTGAACCGATCCAAGGGGTCGGCGGGACGGTCGTGCCGCCGCCGGAGTTCTTTTCGATTGTGTACGACATCGTCCGTCAGCACGGTGGGCTGTGCATCGCCGATGAAGTTCAAGGCGGATTCGGGCGGACCGGAAAACACTACTGGTCACACCAGAACTGGGGCGTCAAGCCCGACGTCATCACGATGGCGAAAGGGATCGGCAACGGCGCGCCACTGGCCGCCGTGACCGCGACCGAGCCCGTGGCGTCGACAATGACCCATCGAGTCCACTTCAACACCTTTGGCGGAAACCCCGTTTCAATGGCGTCGGGATTGGCGACAATGGAAGTGATCGACGCCGAGGGAATTCAGGAGAACGCCGCCCTGATCGGCGACTTCCTGATCGATGGCCTGATGCAGCTGAAAGAAAAACATCCCTTGATCGGAGATGTTCGCGGCATGGGACTGATGCTGGGCGTCGAATTGGTCAAAGATCCGACGTCCAAAGAACCGGCATCGGCCGAGGCCGCGGAACTGATGGAAAAGACGAAACAGCGCGGACTGATCCTCGGTAAAGGCGGGTTGTTTGGCAACACCATGCGGATCAAACCGCCGATGTGCATCACCAAGGATGACGCCCAATTCCTGCTCGCGACGATCGATGAATGCCTCGCAGAAATGGGCGGTTAG
- the preA gene encoding NAD-dependent dihydropyrimidine dehydrogenase subunit PreA, with the protein MPTLETTVNGIKFPNPFVIGSGPPGTNARVICRSFADGWGASCAKTVSLDASKVINVAPRYGRLKDHSGEPYGWENIELISTMSFDQWIDEYKRVKDAYPDNVLIASIMEEFNKDAWFEIIERCEAAGVDMFECNFSCPHGLPERKMGAAMGENPDILSEVCGWVRAATTKPVWAKMTPNVTHIEDPSRACLAADLDGITAINTIRSVIGVDLETLRPMPTVEGYTTPGGYSCKAVKPIALRMNMEIATLIRDEFPGRTLSGLGGIETGEDAAEFFLLGADTVQVCTGVMKHGYKLVETMKEQLLAFMDKHGFETIDDFKGKALPYFTTHADLVRRQAEAKAEKAEAKAKRGAGITTDENWDGDQFVKQSDDLVG; encoded by the coding sequence ATGCCGACCCTTGAAACAACCGTCAATGGAATCAAGTTTCCCAATCCGTTTGTGATCGGATCGGGGCCGCCGGGAACCAACGCGCGGGTGATCTGCCGATCGTTCGCCGACGGCTGGGGCGCGTCGTGCGCAAAAACGGTCAGCTTGGATGCGTCCAAAGTCATCAACGTTGCCCCGCGCTATGGACGATTGAAGGACCATTCCGGCGAACCCTACGGCTGGGAGAACATCGAGTTGATTTCCACGATGTCGTTCGACCAGTGGATCGACGAATACAAACGGGTCAAAGACGCTTATCCCGACAACGTCTTGATCGCATCGATCATGGAAGAGTTCAACAAAGACGCCTGGTTCGAGATCATCGAACGTTGCGAAGCCGCCGGCGTGGACATGTTCGAATGCAATTTCTCGTGCCCCCACGGATTGCCCGAACGCAAGATGGGCGCGGCGATGGGCGAAAACCCGGACATCTTGAGCGAGGTGTGTGGTTGGGTGCGGGCCGCGACGACCAAGCCCGTGTGGGCCAAGATGACGCCCAATGTGACGCACATCGAAGATCCTTCACGGGCTTGTCTGGCAGCAGACCTGGACGGCATCACTGCGATCAACACGATCCGGAGTGTCATCGGCGTCGACTTGGAAACGCTGCGACCGATGCCCACGGTCGAGGGCTACACCACGCCGGGCGGCTACTCCTGCAAGGCGGTCAAGCCGATCGCGTTGCGGATGAACATGGAAATCGCCACATTGATCCGTGACGAATTTCCCGGACGCACCCTTTCGGGACTGGGAGGGATCGAGACCGGGGAAGACGCCGCGGAGTTCTTCCTGCTAGGCGCCGACACCGTTCAAGTTTGCACCGGCGTGATGAAGCACGGGTACAAACTGGTGGAAACCATGAAAGAACAATTGCTCGCGTTCATGGACAAGCACGGCTTTGAAACGATCGATGATTTCAAAGGCAAAGCACTCCCCTATTTCACAACCCACGCGGACCTGGTCCGGCGCCAGGCGGAGGCGAAAGCCGAAAAGGCAGAGGCCAAGGCAAAGCGGGGTGCCGGGATCACGACCGACGAAAACTGGGACGGAGACCAATTCGTCAAGCAGTCAGATGATCTGGTGGGATAG
- a CDS encoding sigma-70 family RNA polymerase sigma factor translates to MHDNYRDIKIKDLRDQLRFNQKTKLIEQAAAAETLLSEIEEDRDYAYDFLCYRITNYRSDRPGRHNIASADLAHDLRLLIEDLSELADLSVEEIAEQVHTVQDLSRQFNVSTKTISRWREAGLVSRRLLFGGRKRVGFLNSSVEQFVARNKAKIQRGERFSQLTEDEKSEIIERARQLVEGGAALADVTRLLSEQMGRSAETIRYTLKNFDADNKSIAIFPNHRGILSDDDKRSIFNQYLGGVSVPQLCRRFKRTRNSIQRILVEMRRQRIMELPLDYIYNEDFEAVSREAEYLGVEPEPASAPRKVRVPSDLPSYLASLYDVPLLTREQEYHLFRKMNYLKHKASRLRETIGTEAAGKAAVMNDIEALYEQAVKVKNRIVQANLRLVVSIAKRHLAGTDDFFSLVSDGNMSLIRAVEKFDYSRGNKFSTYASWAIMKNFARTIPNEFKHRDRFRTTTEELFLARQDERVDPYVEESAQRTRKRELSRILNRLDEREQKIISARFGLERGSEPLTLKEVGEEMGVTKERVRQLEARALAKLRTAASENNIEIDFEQ, encoded by the coding sequence ATGCACGACAATTACCGCGACATAAAAATCAAAGACCTGCGCGATCAGCTCCGCTTCAATCAAAAAACAAAATTGATTGAGCAGGCTGCCGCTGCGGAAACCCTACTGAGCGAAATCGAAGAGGATCGAGATTACGCCTACGACTTTTTGTGCTATCGAATCACCAATTATCGCTCCGACCGACCCGGTCGACACAACATCGCCTCGGCCGATCTGGCTCATGACTTGCGCCTGTTGATCGAAGATCTCAGCGAGTTGGCGGATCTGTCGGTCGAGGAAATCGCCGAACAGGTTCACACCGTTCAAGACCTCAGTCGCCAGTTCAATGTTTCGACCAAGACGATCAGTCGCTGGCGCGAAGCCGGTTTGGTCAGTCGACGGTTGCTCTTCGGCGGCCGCAAACGCGTCGGGTTCCTCAACAGCAGCGTGGAGCAGTTTGTGGCTCGCAACAAGGCCAAGATCCAGCGTGGCGAACGCTTCAGCCAGCTGACCGAAGATGAAAAAAGTGAAATCATCGAACGGGCCAGACAGTTGGTCGAAGGCGGGGCGGCCCTGGCCGATGTGACTCGTCTGTTGTCCGAGCAGATGGGGCGGAGTGCGGAAACCATCCGATACACGCTCAAGAACTTTGACGCCGACAACAAGTCGATCGCGATTTTCCCCAACCATCGCGGCATCCTGTCCGATGACGACAAACGCTCGATCTTTAACCAGTACCTCGGCGGCGTCTCCGTCCCGCAGTTGTGCCGACGGTTCAAACGGACTCGCAACAGCATCCAACGAATCCTGGTCGAAATGAGACGGCAACGGATCATGGAGCTGCCGTTGGACTACATCTACAACGAAGACTTTGAAGCGGTCTCGCGCGAAGCGGAATACCTGGGTGTGGAGCCGGAACCGGCCAGCGCACCTCGGAAAGTCCGCGTGCCGAGCGATCTGCCCAGCTATCTCGCGTCGCTGTACGACGTCCCACTGCTGACCCGCGAACAGGAGTACCATCTGTTCCGAAAGATGAACTACCTCAAGCACAAAGCCAGTCGCTTGCGGGAGACGATCGGGACCGAGGCTGCCGGGAAAGCCGCGGTGATGAACGACATCGAGGCGTTGTACGAACAGGCGGTCAAGGTCAAAAACCGAATCGTCCAAGCCAACTTGCGTTTGGTCGTGTCGATCGCCAAACGCCACTTGGCCGGCACCGACGATTTCTTCTCGTTGGTCAGCGACGGAAACATGTCGCTGATCCGCGCGGTGGAGAAATTCGACTATTCGCGCGGCAACAAATTCAGCACGTATGCGTCGTGGGCGATCATGAAAAATTTCGCCCGCACGATCCCGAACGAATTCAAGCACCGCGATCGGTTCCGAACGACGACCGAAGAATTGTTCCTGGCGCGACAAGACGAACGGGTCGATCCCTACGTGGAAGAATCCGCCCAACGCACCCGCAAACGCGAGCTGTCCCGAATCCTCAATCGATTGGACGAACGCGAGCAGAAAATCATTTCGGCACGCTTCGGACTCGAACGCGGCAGCGAGCCGCTGACGCTCAAGGAGGTCGGCGAGGAAATGGGCGTGACCAAAGAACGCGTTCGGCAACTCGAAGCGCGGGCGCTGGCGAAACTGCGAACCGCCGCCAGCGAAAACAACATCGAAATCGATTTCGAACAATAA